One window of the Burkholderia ubonensis subsp. mesacidophila genome contains the following:
- a CDS encoding MBL fold metallo-hydrolase codes for MALLYPFDPPLPRHTVEVATGVRWIRLSMPFKLDHINVWAIDTPDGWVLVDTGLNSPDTVADWLALMAQGPLARPLQGVYATHMHPDHIGLAGWFTRRTGVPLHMSRLEYLSCRVVHADTNREAPRDGVLFHRRAGWSEPAIEGYRSRFGSFGKHIHALPESYRRLQDGHQVRLGEHDWRIITTGGHSPEHVCLYCSDLKLLISGDQVLPKISSNVSVFASEPQANPLQEWYESLGKLMNGVPNDVLVLPSHNEPFYGLHERLASLKSGQDRALDRLRQSLAAGPQRIVDAFAPLFGRPIGEQDAQQLSLATGEAVACMNYLIAKRVVKCVVDDNDVAWYSLEA; via the coding sequence ATGGCACTTCTGTACCCATTCGACCCTCCATTGCCGCGCCACACAGTCGAGGTCGCCACCGGTGTGCGCTGGATCCGGCTGTCCATGCCGTTCAAGCTCGATCACATCAACGTATGGGCCATAGACACCCCCGACGGATGGGTGCTGGTGGACACCGGCCTGAACTCTCCTGACACCGTGGCCGACTGGTTGGCGTTAATGGCGCAGGGGCCTCTGGCAAGGCCGCTCCAAGGCGTGTACGCCACGCACATGCACCCGGATCACATCGGTCTGGCAGGCTGGTTCACGCGTCGCACAGGCGTACCGCTGCACATGAGCCGCCTCGAATACCTGTCCTGCCGGGTCGTGCATGCCGACACGAACCGCGAGGCCCCTCGTGACGGCGTGCTGTTTCATCGGCGCGCGGGGTGGTCGGAGCCTGCCATCGAGGGCTATCGCAGCCGCTTCGGCAGCTTCGGCAAGCATATTCATGCGCTGCCTGAGAGCTATCGGCGACTGCAGGACGGCCACCAGGTTCGGCTGGGCGAGCACGACTGGCGGATCATCACAACCGGTGGCCACTCGCCTGAGCATGTCTGCCTGTACTGCTCCGATCTGAAGCTGCTGATCTCCGGCGATCAGGTGCTACCGAAGATTTCGTCGAATGTGTCGGTGTTCGCCAGCGAGCCGCAAGCCAATCCGCTGCAGGAGTGGTACGAGTCGCTCGGCAAGCTGATGAACGGCGTGCCCAATGATGTGCTTGTGCTGCCTTCTCACAACGAGCCCTTCTACGGTTTGCATGAACGCCTGGCATCGCTCAAATCCGGACAGGACCGCGCCCTGGATCGACTGCGCCAATCGTTGGCGGCCGGGCCCCAACGGATCGTCGACGCGTTCGCCCCTCTGTTCGGCCGCCCCATCGGGGAACAGGATGCGCAGCAACTGAGTCTCGCGACCGGCGAAGCGGTGGCCTGCATGAACTACCTCATTGCCAAGCGCGTCGTGAAGTGTGTGGTCGACGACAACGACGTCGCCTGGTATTCCCTGGAAGCTTGA